A portion of the Epinephelus moara isolate mb chromosome 4, YSFRI_EMoa_1.0, whole genome shotgun sequence genome contains these proteins:
- the zgc:154054 gene encoding alpha-1,3-mannosyl-glycoprotein 4-beta-N-acetylglucosaminyltransferase B-like, whose translation MRFYSFRFGCLLAFACIASLTWIKSIPSDGGSEISPDLQTLYERLLVAEQLGGQVSRDLSSILEQLKNKSKAANITYPTSNNSSYISTEIIRQETAKSGQQTFLLPNIYLYMPHLRQHPDSLLPNVVLGQGRRGVSMVLGIPTVKREKQSYLVNTLSSLLYSLTSLQQQDLLIIVFVAETDSDYVDSIAKTINKTFPKEVRSGLLEVVSPSQFYYPDFNSLRETFGDSKERVKWRTKQNLDFSFLMLYAQDKGTYYVQLEDDVVAKANYFDDMKTFAVKEDSKQWLFLEFSQLGFIGKMFRTRDLPMIAEFFLMFHRDKPIDWLLEHILWVKVCNPEKDAKHCNEQKALLKQRYKPSLFQHVGLHSSLPGKLQRLKDKDFGKQTLYQAHNNPAAELSTSLKHYQQHSLERAYKGEDFFWALTPIKDDYILFSFPQPIHILRYLFRSGNIETSGDKFHNTTVEVWPSNASARQRILAGSSSSYKVSDQDFIIIGAFENGIAEGEIEEVLQPISALRLVVHSDADVWALLSEILIKV comes from the exons GTTCAGAAATATCACCAGACCTGCAGACCCTCTACGAGCGTCTGTTGGTGGCTGAGCAGTTGGGAGGGCAGGTCAGCAGGGATCTCAGCAGCATCCTGGAACAGCTGAAGAACAAATCCAAAGCTGCCAACATCACCTATCCCACCAGTAACAATTCTAGCTACATTTCCACAG AAATAATAAGGCAGGAGACCGCCAAATCAGGCCAGCAGACATTCCTCCTGCCCAACATTTACCTTTACATGCCCCACCTCAGACAACATCCAGACAGCCTGCTACCAAATGTGGTCCTGGGGCAGGGACGCCGTGGAG tGTCCATGGTGCTGGGCATTCCTACAGTGAAGCGTGAGAAGCAGAGCTACCTGGTCAACACACTCAGCTCTCTGCTCTACAGCCTGACGTCTTTGCAGCAGCAAGATCTCCTTATAATTGTCTTTGTTGCTGAG ACGGACTCAGACTATGTGGACAGCATAGCAAAGACCATCAACAAGAC TTTTCCTAAGGAGGTGCGGTCCGGCCTGTTGGAGGTTGTCTCTCCTTCTCAGTTTTACTACCCCGACTTCAACAGTCTCAGAGAGACCTTTGGAGACTCCAAGGAAAGAGTCAA ATGGCGAACAAAGCAGAATCTGGACTTCAGCTTTCTCATGCTCTATGCTCAGGACAAAGGAACCTATTATGTTCAG TTAGAAGATGATGTTGTTGCCAAGGCAAACTACTTCGATGACATGAAGACCTTCGCCGTGAAGGAGGACTCCAAGCAATGGCTCTTCCTGGAGTTCTCCCAGCTTGGATTTATAG GCAAGATGTTTCGAACCCGTGACCTCCCGATGATCGCAGAGTTCTTCCTGATGTTCCACAGAGACAAACCCATCGACTGGCTGTTAGAACACATACTGTGGGTGAAAGTTTGCAACCCAGAGAAAGACGCA AAACACTGTAATGAACAGAAGGCGTTGCTCAAGCAGAGGTACAAGCCTTCCCTCTTCCAGCACGTCGGCCTCCATTCTTCTCTGCCTGGGAAGTTACAGCGCCTAAAG GATAAGGACTTCGGGAAGCAGACTCTGTACCAGGCTCACAATAACCCAGCTGCAGAGCTGAGCACCAGCCTGAAGCATTACCAGCAGCACAGCCTGGAAAGGGCTTACAAAGGAGAGGACTTTTTCTGGGCATTAACACCCATCAAGGATGACTACATCCTCTTCAGCTTTCCCCAGCCAATCCACATTCTCAG GTACCTGTTTCGCAGCGGAAATATTGAGACCAGTGGAGATAAATTCCACAACACCACAGTGGAAGTGTGGCCCAGCAAT GCGTCGGCCCGACAGAGAATATTGGCTGGCTCGTCTTCTTCCTACAAAGTATCTGATCAGGACTTCATCATTATCG GTGCGTTTGAGAACGGAATAGCTGAGGGGGAGATTGAAGAGGTGCTGCAGCCAATCTCAGCACTACGCCTGGTGGTCCACTCTGACGCTGATGTCTGGGC